One region of Canis lupus familiaris isolate Mischka breed German Shepherd unplaced genomic scaffold, alternate assembly UU_Cfam_GSD_1.0 chrUn_S731H894, whole genome shotgun sequence genomic DNA includes:
- the LOC119879392 gene encoding nuclear RNA export factor 3-like, translating to MAIWRRCNNSRPHRLSSQANREDIGDGSLPSVHTMGHNNVGNSLQRRARCWSIYRRRYNNWSEQVSSGICPSPHQQQDGDPATNGTHMSTRVRYTPYAIPPCHWRGNFQKQDQVQANMEGEQKPPERKMKGERQDETSGSWFKIIIPFGIKYEETWLLNLIQGQCSVPFTPVEFHYEKMQAQFFVENASIAFALKSVNGKIWDENNETVSVFVYPSDAPHSVQKELMSEKVEQTKLLPLNPSNKKPYQRDGPSSIMQNASSIKPLNSEVKSAGELDKSKSLQPEEMSANRSSLCTAFPDKSTNISSILELFPKLLCLDSQESPSPTSIGIAAHRSYQPARYYLIYDSGDRQGLLSAYHDEACFSLTTPSQPQGPSPKQLL from the exons ATGGCAATCTGGAGACGTTGTAATAA CTCCAGACCCCACAGACTCTCTTCACAAGCAAACCGGGAGGACATTGGTGACGGATCACTGCCTTCAGTCCACACCATGG GGCATAATAACGTAGGTAACTCCTTGCAAAGAAGAGCAAGATGCTGGAGTATTTACCGAAGGAGATATAACAACTGGTCTGAACAAGTCAGTTCTGGCATTTGTCCTTCACCCCACCAGCAGCAAGATGGAGATCCAGCAACAAATGGCACTCACATGAGCACCCGAGTAAGATA CACTCCCTATGCCATTCCACCGTGTCATTGGAGAGGCAATTTTCAGAAACAAGACCAAGTCCAAGCTAACATGGAGGGAGAGCAAAAGCctccagagagaaaaatgaagggggagaggcaggatgAGACCTCGGGGAGCTGGTTCAAGATCATA ATTCCATTCGGCATCAAATATGAAGAGACGTGGCTGCTGAATCTGATTCAGGGACAATGCAGTGTCCCCTTCACCCCAGTTGAA TTTCACTATGAGAAAATGCAGGCCCAGTTCTTTGTTGAGAATGCCAGCATTGCCTTTGCATTGAAGAGTGTCAACGGGAAGATCTGGGATGAGAATAATGAAACG GTCTCTGTCTTTGTCTACCCCTCTGACGCACCCCACTCTGTGCAGAAGGAGCTGATGTCAGAAAAGGTGGAGCAGACAAAG CTTTTGCCCTTGAACCCAAGCAACAAGAAGCCTTACCAGCGGGATGGCCCATCCAGCATTATGCAGAATGCCTCCAGTATCAAGCCCTTGAACAGTGAG GTGAAGTCCGCAGGGGAGTTGGACAAGAGCAAAAGCCTGCAGCCAGAAGAGATGAGTGCCAACAGAAGCTCCCTGTGCACCGCTTTTCCTGATAAATCAACCAACATAAG CTCCATCCTGGAATTGTTTCCCAAGTTATTATGCCTG gaTAGCCAGGAGTCGCCTTCACCAACCAGCATTGGTATTGCAGCTCACAGAAGTTACCAACCTGCAAG GTACTACTTGATCTACGACTCTGGAGACCGTCAGGGTCTCCTCAGTGCCTACCAcgatgaggcctgcttctccctgaccACTCCCTCTCAACCCCAAGGACCCAGCCCT AAGCAGCTGTTGTGA